One genomic region from Streptomyces venezuelae encodes:
- a CDS encoding MerR family transcriptional regulator, which yields MEWSIQEIAKKAGTTSRTLRHYGERGLLEPSRIGANGYRYYDQAALVRLQRILLLRELGLSLPAIAEVLKGQRDPSAALRTHLLLLEQERERIGRQIEAVRTTLHKTEKGEELMAEEVFDGFDHTRYEQEVTERWGRAAYEQGDRWWRSLDAEGKKAFLDEQTGIARDFAQAVRDGLTAGSDEVQAIARRQIAWLSATTTPTREYVIGLGRMYVDDPRFTANYDKHGEGTAVLVRDAMAVYAERNL from the coding sequence ATGGAGTGGTCGATCCAGGAGATCGCCAAGAAGGCCGGCACCACCAGCCGCACCCTCCGCCACTACGGCGAGCGGGGCCTGCTGGAGCCGAGCCGGATCGGCGCGAACGGTTACCGGTACTACGACCAGGCGGCGCTCGTGCGTCTGCAGCGCATCCTGCTGCTGCGCGAGCTGGGGCTCTCACTGCCCGCGATCGCCGAGGTCCTGAAAGGACAGCGCGACCCGTCCGCCGCGCTGCGCACCCATCTGCTCCTCCTGGAGCAGGAGCGGGAGCGCATCGGCCGGCAGATCGAGGCCGTCCGCACCACTCTCCACAAGACCGAGAAGGGAGAAGAGCTCATGGCAGAGGAAGTCTTCGACGGCTTCGACCACACGCGGTACGAGCAGGAGGTCACCGAGCGCTGGGGCCGCGCGGCGTACGAGCAGGGCGACCGCTGGTGGCGCTCGCTCGACGCCGAGGGGAAGAAGGCGTTCCTGGACGAGCAGACCGGCATCGCCCGCGACTTCGCGCAGGCGGTACGGGACGGGCTGACGGCCGGCAGCGACGAGGTGCAGGCGATCGCGCGGCGCCAGATCGCATGGCTGTCGGCCACCACGACCCCGACCAGGGAGTACGTGATCGGACTCGGCCGCATGTACGTCGACGACCCGCGCTTCACCGCGAACTACGACAAGCACGGCGAGGGGACCGCGGTCCTCGTCCGGGACGCGATGGCCGTCTACGCGGAGCGGAACCTGTAA
- a CDS encoding PrsW family intramembrane metalloprotease produces the protein MGSAAPVPRLDTDDPVFPVAADRSQWRYRPRRAFWRSRLFRAVAVITLLALCALVILALVREQTGTQGFLVGLGLAVLPVPLLMAAFRWLDRVEPGPWKNLLFAFAWGAFAAALVAILANSFAVRWIATATADPDSADTLGATVIAPVVEETAKAAAIMILFLFRRRHFGGLVDGVVAAGFTATGFAFTENILYLGNAFGEDQEFGSTGIGSVTAATFFVRIVMSPFAHPLFTVLTGIGFGFAALAPRGKRLRRVLLPLAGLLLAMGMHAAWNGSATFGGPWAFYLVYACFMVPAFGLLTWLAVWSRQRELRTISGELPAYAAAGWLSPAEPLALSSMRARQLARSFAARTYGPPAAQAVGEYESFATTLAFLRDRARRGTAGPDFPAREQELLHHLWQRRAVASPALTYAARATGRVWAPPQYLDYGGYNPYRS, from the coding sequence GTGGGGTCTGCCGCTCCCGTTCCTCGTCTCGACACCGACGACCCCGTCTTTCCGGTCGCCGCCGACCGGTCCCAGTGGCGCTACCGGCCCCGCCGCGCCTTCTGGCGCAGTCGGCTGTTCCGGGCCGTCGCCGTGATCACGCTGCTCGCGCTCTGCGCCCTGGTCATCCTGGCGCTGGTCCGCGAGCAGACCGGCACCCAGGGCTTCCTCGTCGGCCTGGGCCTCGCGGTGCTTCCCGTACCGCTGCTCATGGCCGCGTTCCGCTGGCTCGACCGGGTCGAGCCCGGCCCCTGGAAGAACCTGCTCTTCGCCTTCGCGTGGGGCGCCTTCGCCGCCGCGCTCGTCGCGATCCTCGCGAACTCCTTCGCGGTCCGCTGGATCGCGACGGCCACCGCCGACCCGGACTCGGCCGACACCCTCGGCGCCACGGTGATCGCACCGGTCGTCGAGGAGACCGCGAAGGCCGCCGCGATCATGATCCTCTTCCTCTTCCGCCGGCGGCACTTCGGCGGGCTCGTCGACGGGGTCGTCGCCGCCGGGTTCACCGCGACCGGCTTCGCCTTCACCGAGAACATCCTCTATCTCGGCAATGCCTTCGGCGAGGACCAGGAGTTCGGCTCCACCGGCATCGGCTCCGTGACCGCCGCGACCTTCTTCGTACGGATCGTGATGTCGCCGTTCGCGCATCCGCTGTTCACCGTGCTCACCGGCATCGGCTTCGGCTTCGCCGCCCTCGCGCCGCGCGGCAAGCGGCTGCGCCGCGTGCTGCTGCCGCTCGCCGGGCTGCTGCTCGCCATGGGCATGCACGCCGCCTGGAACGGCTCGGCCACCTTCGGCGGCCCCTGGGCCTTCTATCTCGTGTACGCGTGCTTCATGGTCCCCGCCTTCGGCCTGCTGACCTGGCTCGCGGTGTGGAGCCGGCAGCGCGAGCTGCGCACGATATCCGGCGAGCTCCCGGCGTACGCGGCGGCCGGCTGGCTCTCCCCCGCCGAGCCGCTCGCCCTCTCCTCGATGCGCGCCCGCCAGCTGGCCCGCTCCTTCGCCGCCCGGACCTACGGCCCTCCGGCGGCGCAGGCGGTCGGCGAGTACGAGTCCTTCGCGACGACCCTCGCGTTCCTCAGGGACCGGGCCCGGCGCGGCACCGCCGGACCCGACTTCCCGGCCCGCGAGCAGGAGCTCCTGCACCACCTCTGGCAGCGCCGGGCGGTCGCCTCCCCCGCGCTCACGTACGCCGCACGGGCCACCGGCCGGGTGTGGGCGCCGCCGCAGTACCTGGACTACGGCGGCTACAACCCCTATCGAAGCTAA
- a CDS encoding MFS transporter, translating into MTTTAPPRGGIWKQSRTFDPAVRLLFLNQLTINLGFYMLMPFLAAHLADGLGMAAWAVGLVLGARNLSQQGMFLVGGALADRLGFKPLIVAGCALRTVGFGALAFAQSLPMLIAASLATGLAGALFNPAVRACLAAEAGEERRVQAFALFNAYYQAGILLGPLVGVALTGVSFRLTCTVAAVLFAGLTLVQLRHLPVRGGDALSAGKDGRGQFRTVLSHRTFWLFSLAMTGSYVLSFQVYLALPLAAEGTGLTTALFVVSALVALAGQLRITAWCRRRLDRERCLVLGLALMGGAFLVPAALGRGVAGLLLCAAVLAVANAVLYPYEMDTVVALSRGRWVATHYGLYNTVCGIGITVGNLATGALLDVTGWSAVPWLALCAVGLVCAGAVALLARGGRLAEPTAREAETPEAETPEAAAP; encoded by the coding sequence GTGACCACGACGGCGCCTCCCCGCGGGGGCATCTGGAAGCAGAGCCGCACCTTCGACCCGGCCGTCCGGCTGCTCTTCCTCAACCAGCTCACCATCAACCTCGGCTTCTACATGCTGATGCCGTTCCTGGCCGCGCACCTCGCGGACGGGCTCGGCATGGCCGCCTGGGCGGTCGGCCTCGTCCTCGGCGCCCGGAACCTCTCCCAGCAGGGCATGTTCCTGGTCGGCGGGGCGCTCGCCGACCGGCTCGGTTTCAAGCCGCTCATCGTGGCGGGCTGCGCGCTGCGGACGGTCGGCTTCGGGGCGCTCGCCTTCGCGCAGTCGCTGCCGATGCTGATCGCCGCCTCGCTCGCGACCGGGCTCGCGGGGGCGCTGTTCAACCCCGCGGTCCGGGCCTGCCTCGCGGCGGAGGCCGGAGAGGAGCGGCGGGTGCAGGCCTTCGCGCTGTTCAACGCCTACTACCAGGCCGGCATCCTGCTCGGGCCGCTCGTCGGGGTGGCGCTCACCGGGGTGTCGTTCCGGCTGACGTGCACGGTGGCGGCGGTCCTGTTCGCCGGTCTGACCCTCGTACAGCTCCGGCATCTGCCCGTCAGGGGCGGGGACGCCCTCTCGGCGGGGAAGGACGGGCGGGGGCAGTTCCGCACGGTCCTCTCGCACCGCACGTTCTGGCTCTTCTCGCTCGCCATGACCGGCTCGTACGTGCTGTCCTTCCAGGTCTATCTGGCGCTGCCGCTCGCGGCGGAGGGCACGGGGCTCACGACGGCGCTGTTCGTCGTCTCGGCGCTCGTCGCGCTCGCCGGGCAGCTGCGGATCACGGCCTGGTGCCGGCGCCGCCTCGACCGTGAGCGGTGCCTGGTCCTCGGGCTCGCGCTGATGGGCGGTGCCTTCCTGGTCCCGGCGGCCCTGGGCCGGGGCGTGGCGGGGCTGCTGCTGTGCGCGGCGGTCCTGGCCGTGGCGAACGCCGTGCTCTACCCGTACGAGATGGACACCGTCGTCGCCCTGTCCCGGGGGCGCTGGGTGGCCACCCACTACGGGCTCTACAACACGGTCTGCGGGATCGGGATCACCGTGGGGAACCTGGCGACGGGCGCGCTGCTCGACGTCACCGGGTGGTCGGCGGTGCCGTGGCTGGCGCTGTGCGCGGTGGGCCTGGTGTGCGCGGGGGCGGTGGCCCTCCTCGCCCGCGGGGGCCGCCTCGCGGAGCCGACGGCACGGGAGGCGGAGACCCCGGAGGCGGAGACCCCGGAGGCAGCCGCTCCTTAG
- a CDS encoding aldo/keto reductase yields the protein MTTLRPLGASDLHVFPLALGGNVFGWTADEAESFAVLDAYVAAGGNFVDTADMYSSWAEGHEGGESETVIGRWLASRGRRDDLVIATKVGAHPRYKGLAATTVKAAVEESLRRLGTDHIDLYYTHFDDETVPVEEIVTALDQLVKDGKVRAVAASNISPERLRASLDFAEAEGLARYVALQPHYNLVSRETYEGPLQETVERAGLSAVPYFGLASGFLTGKYRPGTAVDSVRASGASAHLDTDRGRAVLSALDAVAEAHEAEVATVALAWLAAQPTVAAPIASARTVDQLPALVASADLTLTEADLKLLKEASSS from the coding sequence ATGACGACCCTCCGCCCGCTGGGCGCTTCCGACCTCCACGTCTTCCCGCTCGCCCTGGGCGGCAACGTCTTCGGCTGGACCGCCGACGAGGCCGAGTCCTTCGCCGTCCTCGACGCCTACGTCGCCGCCGGCGGCAACTTCGTCGACACCGCCGACATGTACTCCTCCTGGGCCGAGGGCCACGAGGGCGGCGAGTCCGAGACGGTCATCGGCCGCTGGCTCGCCTCCCGGGGCCGGCGCGACGACCTCGTCATCGCCACCAAGGTCGGCGCCCACCCCCGCTACAAGGGGCTCGCCGCCACCACCGTCAAGGCGGCCGTCGAGGAGTCGCTGCGCCGCCTCGGCACCGACCACATCGACCTCTACTACACGCACTTCGACGACGAGACCGTCCCCGTCGAGGAGATCGTCACCGCCCTCGACCAGCTCGTGAAGGACGGCAAGGTGCGGGCCGTCGCCGCCTCCAACATCTCCCCGGAGCGGCTGCGCGCCTCCCTCGACTTCGCCGAGGCGGAGGGCCTCGCCCGGTACGTCGCGCTCCAGCCGCACTACAACCTGGTCTCGCGCGAGACGTACGAGGGCCCGCTCCAGGAGACCGTCGAGCGGGCCGGCCTCTCCGCCGTCCCCTACTTCGGCCTCGCCTCCGGCTTCCTCACCGGCAAGTACCGCCCGGGAACGGCCGTCGACAGCGTCCGCGCCTCCGGGGCCTCCGCACACCTCGACACCGACCGGGGCCGGGCCGTGCTCTCCGCGCTCGACGCGGTCGCCGAGGCCCACGAGGCCGAGGTCGCCACCGTCGCCCTCGCCTGGCTGGCCGCGCAGCCCACGGTCGCCGCGCCGATCGCCTCGGCCCGCACGGTCGACCAGCTCCCGGCCCTCGTCGCGTCGGCGGACCTCACGCTCACGGAGGCGGACCTGAAGCTCCTGAAGGAAGCCTCGTCTTCTTAG
- a CDS encoding PP2C family protein-serine/threonine phosphatase has protein sequence MGHPQERRRADGGRRRGDGRTAYGRPAYGGARRFIRALPPLVIVGGVAYDVATPPAYTAAPLFSAAPLIAAPFFSTPTTLLTGIAAVLASVGLHVYNGTVDQIPALTETLTVVTVSALALLVNRVVRRSGERLASARVIAETAQKAVLPTPVERIGGLQCAARYEAAQADAFIGGDLFAVQDTPHGVRLVVGDVRGKGMEAVEAVAVVIGAFREAAEQERSLEGVAQRLERALAREGTRRHGLDAFEGFTTAVLAEIPRADGAGERSVRIVNRGHPPPLLLYADGGLDVLDPAEPALPLGMGELAAWPDRAEERPYPPGATLLFYTDGLSEARDAEGVFYDPASRLAGRIFPGPEELLDALVDDVRLHTGGGSTDDMALLALSRPAAGQPERRRTMPVVPPVPSVPPAPPDRPGHQA, from the coding sequence GTGGGGCACCCCCAGGAGCGGCGGCGGGCGGACGGCGGGCGGCGGCGTGGCGACGGCCGCACCGCGTACGGCCGTCCGGCGTACGGCGGCGCCCGGCGGTTCATCCGGGCGCTGCCCCCGCTGGTCATCGTGGGCGGGGTCGCCTACGACGTGGCGACACCGCCCGCGTACACGGCGGCGCCGCTCTTCTCCGCCGCCCCGCTGATCGCCGCGCCCTTCTTCTCCACACCGACCACCCTGCTCACCGGGATCGCCGCCGTCCTCGCCTCGGTCGGGCTGCACGTCTACAACGGCACCGTCGACCAGATCCCGGCCCTCACGGAGACGCTGACCGTCGTCACCGTGTCCGCGCTCGCCCTCCTCGTCAACCGGGTCGTGCGGCGCAGCGGCGAGCGGCTGGCCTCCGCCCGGGTCATCGCGGAGACCGCGCAGAAGGCGGTGCTGCCGACGCCCGTCGAGCGCATCGGCGGGCTGCAGTGCGCGGCCCGCTACGAGGCGGCGCAGGCGGACGCGTTCATCGGCGGCGACCTCTTCGCCGTCCAGGACACCCCGCACGGGGTGCGGCTCGTGGTCGGGGACGTACGGGGCAAGGGGATGGAGGCGGTCGAGGCCGTCGCCGTCGTGATCGGGGCGTTCCGGGAGGCGGCCGAGCAGGAGCGGAGCCTGGAGGGGGTGGCGCAGCGGCTGGAGCGGGCGCTGGCCCGGGAGGGGACCCGCAGGCACGGGCTGGACGCCTTCGAGGGGTTCACGACGGCCGTCCTGGCAGAGATCCCGCGCGCCGACGGGGCGGGGGAGAGGAGCGTACGGATCGTCAACCGCGGGCATCCGCCGCCGCTGTTGCTGTACGCGGACGGGGGTCTCGACGTGCTGGATCCGGCGGAGCCGGCGCTGCCGCTCGGGATGGGCGAGCTGGCGGCGTGGCCGGACCGGGCCGAGGAGCGGCCCTACCCGCCGGGCGCGACGCTGCTCTTCTACACGGACGGCCTCTCGGAGGCGCGGGACGCGGAGGGCGTCTTCTACGACCCGGCGTCCCGCCTCGCCGGGCGGATCTTCCCGGGACCCGAGGAGCTGCTCGACGCGCTCGTCGACGACGTACGCCTCCACACGGGCGGCGGGTCGACGGACGACATGGCGCTGCTCGCGCTGAGCAGGCCCGCGGCGGGGCAGCCGGAGAGGCGCCGGACGATGCCGGTGGTGCCGCCGGTGCCATCGGTGCCGCCGGCGCCGCCGGACCGGCCCGGTCACCAGGCGTAG
- a CDS encoding M23 family metallopeptidase has protein sequence MASNTPAPEAPFDAFGGRAGPAAPDTEWNPTEGSLRAESRSGGRHRVVKQRSNFARSSTVLGVGVIAAVGAGGLATAQEKPPVAISLPDLPNLPDLNLPAAEDLPGVGELFADDEADEADRQIRDTIEATGGNPNPLTAATYVTPAGEKADATARTTQASFTTQTGTAEAAPNRAVDAGEILRARILQQAEQQQASADAAEKLAAEKAAAEKAAAEAAAAEKAAAEAKAKAEAEAKAKAEAEAKAEAERIAAEKAEAERLARLAASYSMPLSSYSVSATYMQSGSMWSSGYHTGLDFAAPTGTPLKAVHSGTIKSAGWSGSYGYRVVLELEDGTEVWYAHLSSMTVGAGQTVTTGETIGRVGATGNVTGAHLHMEVHTAGGDGLDPAAWLRSKGLSI, from the coding sequence GTGGCGTCCAACACTCCCGCACCCGAAGCCCCCTTCGATGCCTTCGGTGGCCGTGCGGGTCCCGCCGCTCCGGACACCGAGTGGAACCCCACCGAGGGATCCCTCCGCGCCGAGAGCCGCTCCGGCGGCCGGCACCGGGTCGTCAAGCAGCGCTCCAACTTCGCCCGCTCCTCCACCGTCCTCGGCGTCGGCGTCATCGCGGCCGTCGGTGCGGGCGGCCTCGCCACCGCGCAGGAGAAGCCCCCGGTCGCGATATCGCTCCCCGACCTCCCGAACCTCCCCGACCTGAACCTCCCGGCCGCCGAGGACCTCCCCGGCGTCGGCGAGCTCTTCGCCGACGACGAGGCCGACGAGGCCGACCGGCAGATCCGGGACACCATCGAGGCGACCGGCGGCAACCCGAACCCGCTCACCGCCGCCACGTACGTCACCCCGGCCGGGGAGAAGGCGGACGCCACCGCCCGGACCACCCAGGCCTCCTTCACCACGCAGACCGGGACCGCCGAGGCGGCCCCGAACCGCGCCGTCGACGCCGGCGAGATCCTGCGCGCCCGCATCCTCCAGCAGGCCGAGCAGCAGCAGGCCTCGGCCGACGCCGCCGAGAAGCTCGCCGCCGAGAAGGCCGCGGCGGAGAAGGCCGCGGCCGAGGCCGCCGCGGCGGAGAAGGCGGCCGCCGAGGCGAAGGCCAAGGCCGAAGCGGAGGCCAAGGCCAAGGCGGAGGCGGAAGCCAAGGCGGAGGCCGAGCGGATCGCCGCCGAGAAGGCGGAGGCCGAGCGCCTCGCCCGGCTCGCCGCGAGCTACTCGATGCCGCTCTCCTCGTACAGCGTCAGCGCGACCTACATGCAGTCCGGCTCGATGTGGTCCTCCGGTTACCACACCGGCCTCGACTTCGCGGCCCCCACGGGCACTCCGCTCAAGGCGGTCCACAGCGGCACGATCAAGTCGGCGGGCTGGTCCGGCTCGTACGGCTACCGGGTCGTCCTGGAGCTGGAGGACGGCACCGAGGTCTGGTACGCCCACCTCTCCTCCATGACGGTCGGCGCCGGCCAGACCGTGACCACCGGCGAGACCATCGGCCGCGTCGGCGCCACCGGCAACGTCACCGGCGCCCACCTCCACATGGAGGTCCACACCGCGGGCGGCGACGGCCTCGACCCGGCCGCCTGGCTCCGTTCCAAGGGCCTGTCGATCTGA
- the trmB gene encoding tRNA (guanosine(46)-N7)-methyltransferase TrmB, with protein MFAPGEGPLPDPAGAHHERRIRSFQPRRSRVTYGQAEAMLKRWPDWGLDIDGKRVLDLGEMFDGLPVVLEIGFGMGEATAQMAAADPGTGILAVDVHTPGQGNLLGLADRNGLTNVRVANGDAIILLREMLATDSLDGCRVYFPDPWPKARHHKRRLIQPEFLSLLATRLKPGGVLHCATDWESYAEQMLEVLSAHPDFENTRADGGFAPRPDFRPVTRFEGQGLDKGHVVHDLLFRRK; from the coding sequence ATGTTCGCCCCCGGTGAGGGGCCCCTGCCCGATCCCGCCGGGGCTCATCACGAGCGGCGGATCCGGAGTTTCCAGCCGCGGCGCAGCCGTGTCACCTACGGGCAGGCCGAGGCCATGCTCAAGCGGTGGCCCGACTGGGGTCTCGACATCGACGGCAAGCGGGTCCTCGATCTCGGCGAGATGTTCGACGGGCTCCCGGTCGTCCTGGAGATCGGCTTCGGGATGGGCGAGGCGACCGCGCAGATGGCCGCCGCCGACCCCGGGACCGGCATCCTCGCCGTGGACGTGCACACGCCCGGGCAGGGCAATCTGCTCGGCCTCGCCGACCGCAACGGGCTCACCAACGTCCGGGTCGCCAACGGCGACGCGATCATCCTGCTCCGCGAGATGCTCGCCACCGACTCCCTCGACGGCTGCCGGGTGTACTTCCCCGACCCCTGGCCCAAGGCCCGCCACCACAAGCGGCGCCTGATCCAGCCCGAGTTCCTCAGCCTCCTCGCGACCCGGCTCAAGCCCGGCGGCGTGCTGCACTGCGCCACCGACTGGGAGTCGTACGCCGAGCAGATGCTGGAGGTGCTCTCCGCGCATCCCGACTTCGAGAACACCCGTGCCGACGGCGGCTTCGCGCCCCGCCCGGACTTCCGGCCCGTCACCCGCTTCGAGGGTCAGGGCCTGGACAAGGGACACGTCGTGCACGACCTCCTCTTCCGGAGGAAGTGA
- a CDS encoding rhodanese-like domain-containing protein, with protein MTTTTTQVNPVLRTPPASPAAAAAYFSASLAFHADVSDVASALATATAEGTDPGFVVIDSRSTASWDQGHVPGALHLPTALIPEQAEQLLDKSVPVVTYCWGPGCNGATRAALALAELGFQVKEMLGGFEYWVREGFAYETWEGPAEKAADPLTAPVDSDDCGC; from the coding sequence ATGACGACGACAACGACGCAGGTCAACCCCGTGCTCCGCACCCCGCCGGCCTCTCCCGCCGCTGCTGCCGCCTACTTCTCCGCCAGCCTCGCCTTCCACGCCGACGTCTCCGACGTGGCCTCCGCGCTGGCCACCGCGACCGCCGAGGGCACGGACCCGGGCTTCGTCGTGATCGACTCGCGCTCCACCGCCTCCTGGGACCAGGGCCACGTCCCCGGCGCGCTCCACCTGCCGACCGCGCTCATCCCCGAGCAGGCCGAGCAGCTGCTCGACAAGTCCGTGCCGGTCGTCACGTACTGCTGGGGCCCCGGCTGCAACGGCGCCACGCGCGCCGCGCTGGCCCTCGCCGAGCTGGGCTTCCAGGTGAAGGAGATGCTCGGCGGCTTCGAGTACTGGGTGCGCGAGGGCTTCGCCTACGAGACCTGGGAAGGGCCCGCGGAGAAGGCCGCGGACCCGCTCACGGCGCCGGTGGACTCCGACGACTGCGGCTGCTGA
- the lhgO gene encoding L-2-hydroxyglutarate oxidase: MFDCDVLVIGGGIVGLSTAYALTRAAPGTRVTVLEKEHAPARHQTGRNSGVIHSGIYYRPGSLKARFAVEGAAEMVKFCAEWGIPHEVTGKLVVATSREELPRLHALVQRGRENGIPVRELGPAQISEYEPRVRGLAAIHVGTTGICDYTAVAKQLADASGARIHYGAEVTVIDRRPWGVAVRTADGRVVRARVLVNCAGLHCDRIARLAGDDPGMRIVPFRGEYYELADPSLVRGLVYPVPDPAFPFLGVHLTRGIDGGVHIGPNAVPALAREGYGWSVVRPRELGATLAWPGSWAIARDHWRYGAGELRRSLSKRAFTEAVRRLLPVVEESDLRRAAPGVRAQAVLRDGTLVDDFLIREAARTVHVLNAPSPAATASLPIGREVARRALERL; the protein is encoded by the coding sequence GTGTTCGACTGTGACGTGCTGGTGATCGGTGGTGGGATCGTCGGTCTGTCGACGGCGTACGCGTTGACGCGCGCCGCCCCCGGCACGCGGGTCACGGTCCTGGAGAAGGAGCATGCCCCCGCGCGGCACCAGACCGGGCGCAACAGCGGGGTGATCCACAGCGGGATCTACTACCGGCCCGGCTCGCTGAAGGCGCGGTTCGCTGTCGAGGGCGCGGCCGAAATGGTCAAGTTCTGCGCGGAGTGGGGCATTCCGCACGAGGTGACGGGGAAGCTCGTCGTCGCCACCTCGCGCGAGGAGCTGCCCCGGCTGCACGCGCTCGTGCAGCGCGGCAGGGAGAACGGCATCCCGGTGCGGGAGCTCGGGCCCGCGCAGATCAGCGAGTACGAGCCTCGGGTGCGGGGGCTGGCCGCGATCCATGTCGGCACGACCGGCATCTGCGACTACACGGCCGTCGCCAAGCAGCTCGCGGATGCGTCGGGGGCGCGGATCCATTACGGGGCCGAGGTCACCGTGATCGACCGCCGGCCGTGGGGCGTCGCCGTGCGGACGGCGGACGGACGGGTCGTGCGGGCGCGGGTCCTGGTGAACTGCGCGGGGCTGCACTGCGACCGGATCGCACGGCTCGCGGGCGACGACCCGGGGATGCGGATCGTCCCCTTCCGTGGGGAGTACTACGAACTGGCGGACCCCTCGCTCGTGCGGGGGCTGGTCTATCCGGTGCCGGATCCGGCGTTCCCGTTCCTCGGGGTGCATCTGACCCGGGGCATCGACGGCGGCGTCCACATCGGGCCGAACGCGGTGCCGGCGCTCGCCCGGGAGGGATACGGCTGGTCCGTCGTCCGCCCGCGCGAACTGGGCGCGACGCTGGCATGGCCCGGGTCGTGGGCGATCGCCCGTGACCACTGGCGGTACGGGGCGGGTGAGCTGCGGCGCTCGCTGTCGAAGCGGGCCTTCACGGAGGCGGTCCGGAGACTCCTCCCGGTGGTGGAGGAGTCCGACCTGCGGCGCGCGGCGCCGGGGGTGCGGGCGCAGGCGGTGCTGCGGGACGGGACGCTGGTCGACGACTTCCTGATCCGGGAGGCGGCGCGGACGGTGCACGTGCTGAACGCGCCTTCGCCGGCGGCGACGGCTTCGCTGCCGATCGGGCGGGAGGTGGCTCGGCGGGCGCTGGAGCGGTTGTAG
- a CDS encoding PLP-dependent cysteine synthase family protein: MNSRLFGNTLPIAVQTVGNTPVLWTDDGYWAKLEGFNFGGIKDRAALYMVEQARRRGELRPGAPIVESSSGTLGLGLALAGVLHGHPVHVVTDPGLEPIVERMLVAHGARVHVAAEPSPQGGWQQARMDLVADLLLRLDGAWWPNQYGNPDNCDAYTGLAAELSEQLDRIDVLVCAVGTGGHSAGISRALRATGSPALELVGVDSVGSTVFGLPAGDRLMRGLGSSIHPANVDHGAFDEVHWVAPAEAVRAARRLASRQFATGGWSVGAVALVAGWLARTRPRGTRIAAVFPDGPQRYFDTVFNDEFCAAHGLLDGPVREDPVAYEADTPVDGWTRRVLERAK, translated from the coding sequence ATGAACAGTCGCCTGTTCGGCAACACCCTGCCCATCGCCGTACAGACCGTCGGCAACACCCCCGTCCTCTGGACGGACGACGGCTACTGGGCCAAGCTCGAAGGCTTCAACTTCGGCGGCATCAAGGACCGCGCCGCCCTCTACATGGTCGAGCAGGCCCGCCGCCGCGGTGAGCTGCGGCCCGGCGCGCCGATCGTCGAGTCGTCCTCCGGGACGCTCGGCCTCGGGCTCGCCCTCGCGGGTGTCCTCCACGGCCACCCCGTGCACGTCGTCACCGACCCCGGCCTCGAACCGATCGTCGAGCGGATGCTCGTCGCCCACGGCGCCCGGGTCCACGTCGCCGCCGAGCCCAGCCCGCAGGGCGGCTGGCAGCAGGCCAGGATGGACCTGGTCGCCGACCTGCTCCTGCGGCTCGACGGGGCCTGGTGGCCCAACCAGTACGGGAACCCCGACAACTGCGACGCCTACACCGGCCTCGCCGCCGAGCTGTCCGAGCAGCTCGACCGCATCGACGTCCTCGTCTGCGCGGTCGGCACCGGTGGCCACTCGGCCGGGATCTCCCGCGCGCTGCGCGCCACCGGCAGCCCCGCCCTGGAGCTGGTCGGCGTGGACTCGGTCGGCTCCACGGTCTTCGGCCTCCCCGCCGGGGACCGGCTGATGCGCGGCCTCGGCTCCTCCATCCACCCGGCCAACGTGGATCACGGGGCCTTCGACGAGGTGCACTGGGTGGCTCCCGCCGAGGCGGTACGGGCGGCCCGGCGGCTGGCCTCGCGTCAGTTCGCCACCGGTGGCTGGAGCGTGGGCGCGGTCGCGCTCGTCGCCGGCTGGCTGGCCCGGACCCGGCCGCGCGGGACACGGATCGCGGCCGTCTTCCCCGACGGGCCGCAGCGGTACTTCGACACCGTCTTCAACGACGAGTTCTGCGCGGCGCACGGCCTCCTCGACGGGCCGGTGCGGGAGGACCCGGTCGCGTACGAGGCGGACACGCCCGTCGACGGCTGGACCCGCCGGGTCCTGGAGCGGGCCAAGTGA